The genomic region GACCCTGCCCATCGGGTTGATCTATGGCGCGCAAGACAAGGTGCTGGACTTCCGCAAACACGGTCAGGCCCTGGCCAGCCGGGTGCCGGGCCTCAAGCTGCAGTTGGTGGAAGGGCGCGGGCATATGTTGCCGATAACGGCTACCGAGCGTGTCGCGGCCCTGGTCGAGCAGGTGGCCAAGCGTGTCCGGCCACCGGAAAGCGCCACGATTTTGCATCCGCCATTTGCCGTGGCGAGCAAATAATTGTGCGACTGAACTCGCGGTTCCACGCCGTCAATGCTTGCCCTAGACACCTGACCAAGCGGCTGAAAAAGAGACTGCCCGGTCACGTTCAAAAGGGTTCAAGAATTTAGTTGACGACCTAACGATTCCGCGCTATTTATTTAAAAAAATTATTTCAATGTCTAATTTGAAACAATTTTTGAAATGCCTAAGAGCGAATAAAATAATGAAAAAAACGCCTTTTATCGCATGGTTGAATTCTCGGAGCAGTCATCGCTCCGTGTACCTGTCTAGTGTTGATTTTTGCTCCCTGCCCACCTGCCGCGTACGGAGGTTGCCATGAATCAGACCCTGGCTGCCCCGAACGTCTGGACCGACGGCAAACGCCACCTGTGGTGGCTCGGCATTATGCCCCTGGCAACCCCTTTGCTCTCTGGCGCCCTGGCCATCTCCACCGGTGTGCAACAGCTGTGGTGGGTTGGCGTACTGGTGATCTTCGGCCTGATCCCATTAATCGACGGCCTGCTGGGTGAAGACGTCAGCAACCCGCCGGAATCCGCCGTCAGCAACCTTGAATCCCAAAGCTACTACCGCTGGATCGTCTACACCGGCGTGCTGTTTGTCATCTCCTCGGTGGTGATCACCGGGTGGCTGGCGGCCGGTGGCATCGACTGGATCATCGGCGGCGGTCTGCTGCACGCTACCGCCACCCTGGACCCGTCGAGCTGGCTGGCCAAGACCGCCGCGTTCATCACCGCTCGCACCCAACTGCACGGCGAAATCAGCTGGTTCACCTACCTGGGCATGGCGATGTCCACCGGCGCCGCCACCGGCATCGCCATCAACACGGCCCATGAACTGGGGCACAAGCCGCGCCTGCTGGAAGTCATCCTGGCCAAGATCACCCTGGCGCCGACCTTCTACGGGCACTTCTACACCGAACACAACCGTGGCCACCACGTACGTGTCGCCACTCCGGAAGATCCGGCCAGTTCGCGGTTGGGGGAGAGCTTCTGGGCCTTCCTGCCACGCTCGGTGTGGTTCAGCGCCCGCTCGGCATGGAACCTGGAACGTGAGCGCCTGCGCAAACTCGGCCTGCCGGCCTGGCACTGGAAGAACGGCGTACTCAGCGCCTGGATGTACAGTGTGGTGTTGTGGGGCGCGATGATTGCGTGGCTGGGCGCGGCAGTGATTCCGTTCCTGATCATCCAGGGCATCTACGGTTTCTCGCTGCTGGAAGTGGTGAACTACGTCGAGCATTACGGTCTCAAGCGCCAGAAGTTGCCCAACGGTCGTTATGAGCGCTGCTCGCCACGGCATTCGTGGAACAGCAACCGGATTGTGACCAATATCTTTCTGTTCCAACTACAGCGCCACTCTGACCATCACGCCAACCCAACCAGAAGTTATCAGTCCCTGCGTCACTTTGATGAATCGCCGCAACTGCCCTACGGTTATGCCAGCATGATTGTCTGGGCTTATGTACCGTACTTGTGGCGACGACGCATGGATCACCGAGTCCTTAATCACTATGCCGGGGATATCACCCTGACTAATCTTCAACCGTCACAACGTTTGAAGTACCTGGAGAAGTACAGCAACACCACCAGACCCTTCTAACGTAAATCAGTCAGTTGTAGGGCGTACTCGGGATCTGTGTATCGCGCAGGTTCTCATCGCCCAGGCTTTACCGGTTTCGAGTACGGCTTAGTTGCAAGACAGTTGTTTGACCCGAACAAAAATAAAATTAAGGGAAGGACGTACACCATGCAAAACCCTGCCAAGTTCACGACGCACATTGTATTGGCCGCCCTGGGCCTGATTGTTTACCACCAGGCCCAGGCCGCCCGTATCGAACCCGCCGGCAGTGCGTTTACTGCCCAGGGCCCCATCAGCTTTTCCAAGGGCGCGCTGATCAGCGCGGACTGCACCATCAAGGTCGCCGGCAAAGTGGCGGCGGATGGCTCGTCGGTGAATGTCGACAAAGTTGAATTCGACGGCGGCCTCAAGTGCAGCCGGGTGGAAGCGATCAACTTGCCGTGGGTATTGGTGGCTAAAGATACCAAGAGCGGCTCGATGTCGAAGATTGCCGTCGATGTGCACGCCTTTGGGTTGGGCGGTAAATGCGGGCCTTCTACCGCCGATGGAACTTGGGATAACGCCACTGGCAAGTTAGAAGCGGCCAATGTGCCGATCGGCGAAGACTGCACGATTAAAACGGTGTCGATCAAGATGCCGCCGACTTTTAAAGTTGTTGAGTAACAGTTAGGCGTTGTAACGGTAATCGAATTGAAATTTGGCTGGAAAGGGAAGTTCTGCAGATTCACCGTGACCTCTCGATCATGGCCATTACCCCTGGCGAATTGACTCGCCATAACATGTGAGGAAAAACAATGAAAAGCTTGAAAACCCTCGTTTGTGTAGGTTCGTTTGCGTTGTGCTTCGGCGCAGCTTCGATGGCCAATGCGGCCTATACCATTGCTCCGGCGGGTTCGCCCTTCGCAACTACCGGCAGCATTACTGTGAAGTCGCCGGCGTCGCTGCAACAGCCTGTAACTTGCAATATTGCGTTTTCCGGCCAAGTGGCGGCTGATGGTACCTACGCTCAGATCAACAGTGCGACCGTCAATGGCAGCAACCCTCTGTGCGGTGTTCCAAAACTGCTGAACCTGCCATGGAAACTGCAAGTGACCGCCGGTGCCAACCCAAGTTACACCGGTACCGTATCGGTGAACTTCTCGGTTGTCTCTAACTGTGCATCGGCCGCCGTGCCAATTGCAGTGACCTGGAACAACGGCTCCAACCTCCTGAGTATTGCGACACAACAGGCAGTTGGGTCTTGCACCATCACCGCGCTGACTGCAACACCGAACCCAGCATTCGTCATTTCGCCATAAGTACCGCTCCGCGCAAGACGTGATGATCACACGTTGAAATAAACAGGTGCCTCGTCAGAGGCACCTGTCGAGGTAAGCCCGATCGGGGTTAACGCCCGTGATGGAAAAAATAATAAGGAGTGGAGCATGAATAATAAGAAACAACAGGCTCAAGCGTTTCTCGGCCTGGCATTGTTGGGCGGGCTCATGGCCGCGGCAGGGTCGGTCCAGGCCGGCGGCTTCGCGACTCCGACCTATGGTGCCCAAGGCTGGGGCCGTGCCTTCGGGGGTGGCTCGCTGTTTCAGAACGATCCATCCGCGGCGTTCAACAACCCGGCGGCCATGGCCTTTATCGATCGTAACGTCGCCGAGCTCACCGTCAACTATGCGCGGATCAACATCAAATACAAAGGCACCGAAAAGGACTACGCCGGCAATGCGCCGCAGCTGGTAGACCCGGATACGCTGGCCGGCACGCCCAATGACAACAAAGGCGGGCAGGGCGGCTTCACCGCTTGGGTACCGACCGGATTTGCGGTGATGCCGATTGGCGATCGCTTCGCCTTTGGTCTGAGCCAGGTGGTTCCCATGGGTGCACGTACTACATGGGATTCCGACTGGATTGGACGAGATTTTGCCGTCGACACGCGCATTGAAACCGTTGGCCTGACGGGCGCGCTGTCGTTCAAGGTGAATGATCAGTTTTCCATTGGCGGCGGTGCAATTGTTCAACATACCAAAGGCTTCGTCAGTCAGAACATAGACCTGTATTCCGCCGCGGCCGTGTCTCCGATCGGACTTCAGTTTCCTTCCGGCGTAGGCCACTCGCTGATTCGCGTCAAGGTGGACAATACCTCCGTCGGCTGGTTTGGCGGCCTGGCCTGGAAGCCTACAGACAAAGATACCTTGGGCCTTGCCTACCACGCCAAGATCAAGAACAAGCTGGAGGGCAAATACAATATCTACGCTGACCCCTTGAGCCAGTCGCTGATCGAGGGCGGTCTCCCAGGCCTTGCCTACCCAGGTCTGGACCTGAAGCTCAACGGTGCCAACGCCAGCACACAACTTGATGTCCCGGCCAACGCCACCATCGACTGGGTTCACCAGTTCAGTGATCGTTTCAGCCTGGGTGCCAGTGTCATGTGGACCCAATGGTCGTCATTCAAGGCGCTGACCTTGAAGTCTGACGGCAACCAGATTGTGTCGATTCCTTATAACTACAAGGACGCCTGGATGGTCTCCCTCGGCGGTGACTATAAACTCACCAACGATCTCACTGTGCGCGCCGGTGTGGCCACGGACCAGACGCCGACCCGTAACTCCACCCGTGACCCACGCATCCCGGATGGTGACCGGATCTTCACATCCCTGGGCTTTGGCTACAAAGTTCGTGCGATTCCGGGGTTGGGTATCGACGGTTCCTACTCCCACCAATTCGTGGAAAAAGCCAAGCTGCAAACCCACAACCAGGATCGTCTGGGGGCAGCCACCCTGGATGGCAAGGCGGACGCCTATGGGGACGTAGTCAGTATGGCGATCTCCTACGAGTTCTGATCCACCGTTGTGGCGTGTGTCGGTGTCAGCCTGCAGTCAGCGCATCTTTCTGCACATCTCACACCGGTATTGCATCGACGGGTCGCCCACGCGACCCGTTCCGATCCCTTTTTCACTGACCTGAACGGCTGATTCATTCAGCCGCTATTTTTTCGCCCAAGCATTAAATAAAAATTTCAAAACAAAATTTGAATTTATCTTTTCAAGTTTGTAGTGTGGCTTTACGTCACAGGTCATTCCGATCTGCTTGGGCGTTGGCCGTACCCTGAATTGAGTAGAGGTATCCCCATGGTTATCTGGTTATTGGCGGGACTCGCAGCAGCGATTGCCCTGGCGTATCGACAAGCCGCTGCCACCCTCTGGCTGGGTGCCGGCCTGGTCTGGCTGGCGGTCGGTTACCTGTTCAACGTGGTCGCCGGTTTCGGCGCCAGTGTGGTGGCGGTGCTGGTGCTATTGCCCGCGCTGCTGCTGACGATCAAACCCCTGCGCCGCGCGCTGTTGACCAGCAAGGCCCTGGGCCTTTTCCGCAGCATCATGCCGGCGATGTCCGACACCGAGCGCGCCGCCATCGAATCCGGCACCGTGTGGTGGGACGCCGAGCTGTTCAGCGGCAAACCGCGCTGGGAGCGCCTGCTGCAAGCCGCACCGGCCAGCCTCAGCGCTGAAGAACAGGCTTTCCTCGACAACGAAGTGGAGACCCTGTGCGACATGTCCAACGACTGGGAAACCACCCAGGTCTGGCAGGACATGTCCCCCGAAGGCTGGCAGTACACCAAGGATGCCGGCTTCCTCGGCATGATCATTCCCAAGCAGTACGGCGGCAAAGGCTTCTCCCACTATGCGCATTCGCAAGTGGTGATGAAGCTCTCGACCCGTTGCTCGGCGGCGGCGATTTCGGTGATGGTGCCCAACTCCCTGGGCCCGGCAGAACTGCTGCTGCACTACGGCACCGACGCCCAGCGCAACTATTACCTGCCACGCCTGGCCCGTGGCGAAGACATCCCGTGCTTTGCCCTGACCAGCCCGTATGCCGGCTCCGACGCCGGGGCCATTCCAGACCTGGGCGTCGTTTGCAAAGGCCTGCACGAAGGTGAGGAAGTGTTGGGTTTCCGCGTGACCTGGGACAAGCGCTACATCACCCTCGGCCCAATCGCCACCGTGCTCGGCCTGGCATTCCGCGCCGAAGACCCGGACGGTTTGCTCGGCCAGCCCGGCTCCCTGGGCATCACCTGTGCGTTGATCCCGACCACCCATCCGGGCGTGAACAGCGGCCGGCGTCACTGGCCACTCAACGCGGTATTCCAGAACGGCCCAACCACCGGCAAGGATGTGTTCATCCCGCTGGAATGGGTCATCGGTGGCCGCGAACAAGTGGGCAACGGCTGGCGCATGTTGATGGAGTGCCTGGCGGCTGGCCGGGCGATTTCCCTGCCGTCGGCCAACGTCGGCCTGGGCAAGGTGGCCGTGCGCGGCACCACCGCTTATGCGGCGATGCGCAAACAATTCGGCCTGCCCATCGGCAAGTTCGAAGGCGTACAAGCACCATTGGCACGTATGGCCGGGCATCTGTATGCCTGCGATGCGGTGCGCAAGGTTTCAGTGGCGTCACTGGATGCCGGTGAAAAACCGTCGGTGATCTCGGCCATCGCCAAATACCACGTCACCGAGCGCGCGCGGATCATCGTCAACGACGGCATGGACATCGTCGCCGGCAAGGGCATCTGCATGGGCCCCAACAACTTCCTCGCTCGGGCCTACCAGCAAAGCCCCATCGCCATCACGGTGGAAGGCGCGAACATCATGACCCGCTGCCTGATCATCTACGGCCAGGGCCTGATTCGTTGCCATCCCTATGTGTTCCGCGAGATGGAAGCGGCGCGCAACACCGACCGGCGCAAGGCCCTGGTGGATTTCGACAGCGCGATGTTCGGCCATCTGAGCTTTGTGCTGGCCAATACCGTACGCGCAGCGGTGCATTCGCTGACGGGCGGGCGCTTGATTTCGGTGCCGGGCAAGACCGATCCGGCGCTGGCGTCCTACTACCGCCAGGCCAATCGGCTGTCGGTGGTGCTGGCGTTGATCTCGGATATTTCCATGGGCGTGCTGGGCGGTGCCCTCAAGCGCAAGGAAAGTATCACCGGGCGGTTGGGGGACATTCTGTCCCAGCTGTACATCCTGTCCTGCGTGCTCAAGCGCTTTGAAGATGATGGCCGGCCCCAGGCAGATCTGCCGCTGGTGCATTGGGCGGCTCAGGACGCGTTGCTGCGGGCCCATGAAGCCCTGGCTGAAGTGCTCGACAACTATCCGTCGAAAGCCGCAGCGACGGTGGTGCGTGGCTTGACCTTCCCGTTTGGCATTCCCCTGCGCAAACCATCGGATCGCCTGCTGGCGCAAGTGGCGGAACTGGTGCAAGTGCCGGGGGAAACCCGTGACCGCTTGCTGGGCAATTCCTACATCCCGCGGCCGGAAATCGACAAACTGGCTTATGGCGAACTGGGCTTCCGCCTGTTGCCACAGGTGGAACTGATCGAGGCGCGGCTCAAGGGCGCGATCAAGCAAGGCCTGATCGAACCGATGCCGATTTCCGGCACTGCGTTTACCCCGTGGCGGGTCAAGGCACGGGCGTTGGACCTGATCAGCGACGACGAAGACAGCTTGCTGGCGCGTTATGTGGAATACGGCGATCACGCGATCCAGGTGGACGACTTCCCGCAGGACTTCGGCTTGCTGGAAGCCTTGCAACAGCGCCAACAGGCGCTGGAACAGGCCGCCAAACCGACCGCCAGGCGCCGCGCCAAT from Pseudomonas yamanorum harbors:
- a CDS encoding alkane 1-monooxygenase, which gives rise to MNQTLAAPNVWTDGKRHLWWLGIMPLATPLLSGALAISTGVQQLWWVGVLVIFGLIPLIDGLLGEDVSNPPESAVSNLESQSYYRWIVYTGVLFVISSVVITGWLAAGGIDWIIGGGLLHATATLDPSSWLAKTAAFITARTQLHGEISWFTYLGMAMSTGAATGIAINTAHELGHKPRLLEVILAKITLAPTFYGHFYTEHNRGHHVRVATPEDPASSRLGESFWAFLPRSVWFSARSAWNLERERLRKLGLPAWHWKNGVLSAWMYSVVLWGAMIAWLGAAVIPFLIIQGIYGFSLLEVVNYVEHYGLKRQKLPNGRYERCSPRHSWNSNRIVTNIFLFQLQRHSDHHANPTRSYQSLRHFDESPQLPYGYASMIVWAYVPYLWRRRMDHRVLNHYAGDITLTNLQPSQRLKYLEKYSNTTRPF
- the praA gene encoding alkane oxidation protein activator PraA encodes the protein MQNPAKFTTHIVLAALGLIVYHQAQAARIEPAGSAFTAQGPISFSKGALISADCTIKVAGKVAADGSSVNVDKVEFDGGLKCSRVEAINLPWVLVAKDTKSGSMSKIAVDVHAFGLGGKCGPSTADGTWDNATGKLEAANVPIGEDCTIKTVSIKMPPTFKVVE
- the praB gene encoding alkane oxidation protein activator PraB; this translates as MKSLKTLVCVGSFALCFGAASMANAAYTIAPAGSPFATTGSITVKSPASLQQPVTCNIAFSGQVAADGTYAQINSATVNGSNPLCGVPKLLNLPWKLQVTAGANPSYTGTVSVNFSVVSNCASAAVPIAVTWNNGSNLLSIATQQAVGSCTITALTATPNPAFVISP
- a CDS encoding outer membrane protein transport protein, which codes for MNNKKQQAQAFLGLALLGGLMAAAGSVQAGGFATPTYGAQGWGRAFGGGSLFQNDPSAAFNNPAAMAFIDRNVAELTVNYARINIKYKGTEKDYAGNAPQLVDPDTLAGTPNDNKGGQGGFTAWVPTGFAVMPIGDRFAFGLSQVVPMGARTTWDSDWIGRDFAVDTRIETVGLTGALSFKVNDQFSIGGGAIVQHTKGFVSQNIDLYSAAAVSPIGLQFPSGVGHSLIRVKVDNTSVGWFGGLAWKPTDKDTLGLAYHAKIKNKLEGKYNIYADPLSQSLIEGGLPGLAYPGLDLKLNGANASTQLDVPANATIDWVHQFSDRFSLGASVMWTQWSSFKALTLKSDGNQIVSIPYNYKDAWMVSLGGDYKLTNDLTVRAGVATDQTPTRNSTRDPRIPDGDRIFTSLGFGYKVRAIPGLGIDGSYSHQFVEKAKLQTHNQDRLGAATLDGKADAYGDVVSMAISYEF
- a CDS encoding acyl-CoA dehydrogenase, which translates into the protein MVIWLLAGLAAAIALAYRQAAATLWLGAGLVWLAVGYLFNVVAGFGASVVAVLVLLPALLLTIKPLRRALLTSKALGLFRSIMPAMSDTERAAIESGTVWWDAELFSGKPRWERLLQAAPASLSAEEQAFLDNEVETLCDMSNDWETTQVWQDMSPEGWQYTKDAGFLGMIIPKQYGGKGFSHYAHSQVVMKLSTRCSAAAISVMVPNSLGPAELLLHYGTDAQRNYYLPRLARGEDIPCFALTSPYAGSDAGAIPDLGVVCKGLHEGEEVLGFRVTWDKRYITLGPIATVLGLAFRAEDPDGLLGQPGSLGITCALIPTTHPGVNSGRRHWPLNAVFQNGPTTGKDVFIPLEWVIGGREQVGNGWRMLMECLAAGRAISLPSANVGLGKVAVRGTTAYAAMRKQFGLPIGKFEGVQAPLARMAGHLYACDAVRKVSVASLDAGEKPSVISAIAKYHVTERARIIVNDGMDIVAGKGICMGPNNFLARAYQQSPIAITVEGANIMTRCLIIYGQGLIRCHPYVFREMEAARNTDRRKALVDFDSAMFGHLSFVLANTVRAAVHSLTGGRLISVPGKTDPALASYYRQANRLSVVLALISDISMGVLGGALKRKESITGRLGDILSQLYILSCVLKRFEDDGRPQADLPLVHWAAQDALLRAHEALAEVLDNYPSKAAATVVRGLTFPFGIPLRKPSDRLLAQVAELVQVPGETRDRLLGNSYIPRPEIDKLAYGELGFRLLPQVELIEARLKGAIKQGLIEPMPISGTAFTPWRVKARALDLISDDEDSLLARYVEYGDHAIQVDDFPQDFGLLEALQQRQQALEQAAKPTARRRANQSENAPVN